GCGCCATCATGAACATCGTCATGACGATCGTTGCAACCAATCCGCCGATCAAACCGCTGAGTACACTTACCATGATTCGATTCTGGCACTTGTCGGTGCCAGATGCAACCTCCAGTAGCCGTTACTCTCTTTTATCCGATAAGTAGGTTGTAACGACCATTTTACTCGGTTTCGTCACAGTTAGGCACTGTCTAGTTGAGGGATTGAGGAATGAGGAGGCCGTAGCGAGAAGTGCTCATGCAACTCGCAGACCTCCTCAGAGAAATGTTAAATGAGGACAGCCAAGACGTTTGGGAGAACGAGCGCACCCCGACACCCGTCCGGCGGTTTGGGGTACGTCTCCACACGGCGGGGCTGTCGATCGGGGAGACGGTCGCCATCTTAGAGTTGTTGGGTGTCGATCGTTCTCACGGCGCGGTCTGGAATTGGGTACATACACTGTCTGAGGCACAGAGCGATCCGCCGACGTTCACGAGAGCAAACTCTCGTGCAGCCCATCAGATCGCAAGCGATCTGAGGACGACGGAGCCGTCGCGGGTCGCGGTCGACGAGAAACAGATTGAGGTTGACGGTGAGAAAAAGTGGCTCTACGCCGCGATCGACACCAACTCAAAATTATTGCTCGAAATCGACGTGTTCAGCCGCCGCGGGACCGACCCCACGGCGGCGTTCCTGCATCGCCTCACCGAGAAACACGATCTCGCCGATACAGAGTTTCTCGTCGATGCTAGTGGCTATTTGACTGCCCTCGCACGTCACGAACTGAGCGGTCGGCTCGACTATCGAACACGGAACCACATCGAAAAATGGTTCCAGACCGTCACCATGCGAATCGACCGCTTCCATGCGTACTGGCGGGGCAGTCAATCCAGCGTCAGACGGTGGTTACAACGCTTCAGACATCACTACAACCACGAACGACCCAACCAAGCGCTCGACGGACGAACACCGGCTCAGGAGGTCCAGAACTAGACAGTGCCCCTACATGCGATGGTTGAACCCCAGATCGAGACAACAACAAAAATTGGCTGATTTTGGCAAATTTGGTCTTACAAGGTCTGAAATAGGCCATTCCGTCGGCCACGAACCCTGCAAACTGTGGATGGGGCCCTGGCGGGTGAACACCTCAATCGTACCGCTGTATGGTAGTTTTCGATTCATCGAAATCAGGAATCTGGAAGGTAATCGCGGCGCTGTTCGGCCTTCTCACGCTCGCCACGGCGGTCGTAGTGCTTGTCGAGAATCTGGCCGCTGGCGTTCAGTCGGTCAGAGACGACCTGTTTCGGCACGTCGTTGCGACGGTAGGCAGTCACCCGACCACTCCGAACGTCGTGGGGAGACCGCGCCGACGGGCACGTACTCTTCTTGTGTGGCTCGGTTGCCTCGCAGCTCTCGATGTCGCGGTTGTGCGGACACCCTTCGTTTCGCCAGCAGGGGCGCGTGATCCGGTAGAGCGTGTTCCGAAGTGTCGAGATCGCGGCGCGACCCTTCGTGGTCGTGATCAGTGGCCGTCGCCCGTACTCGTCGGTCACGACATCGCGCTGACCTTCGACGTAATCACTGACGATCCGCGCGACTCGCTGACTGATCGAGTTCCAGCGCTCGCCCTTGGTGTCATTCTTGAGCGGCGTGCCCTTCTCCGGTCGATGAACGAACTGGAGACCGGGCGTATCACCTTCGAGTTCGCAGTCGTCCAGGTCGAGCGCGCGCAGCCCACCGACGCGACAACCGGTGTGCCAGAGCAGGAGCATGACGACGTGCTGCCGGCTCGCGTAGTAGTACTGATTCAGGTAGTCGAGGATGCCCGTCGCTCGCTCGGGTTCGAGCGTCGAGTCGGAAACCCCGCTCCCGCCGCTCAGTGTCGGGAGGGGAACCTTCGTCCGAAGGTCCTGGGGGACCGCATCGACTTCGGCGGCGAACCGCAGGAACGTCCGCAACGTCGCGAGCTGCCCACGGAGGGTGATCTGCTCGACTGGCTCGCGGTCCTCACCCTGGCCCTCCCGTCGCCAGATCCGATACTCGTACAGGTCGCGACCGGAGATCTCGTTGAGGTTCTCGATCTCTTCCTCCTTGCACCACTGCAGGAACGCTTCGAGACGGTACTTGTGTCCCGTCAGCGTCGCTTCGGTGTACTCGTCTTGCTTGCTGTTCAGGTACATCTCGACGCCGCGCTCGGGAGACAGTGCTTCGAGATCGGCGCTCACGTCTGGTCACCCCCGTCGAGATCGCGGTCGTACGGACCGACCGGCGTCACCAGCCGCACGCTCTCGCGCTCGCGAAGGTCGCCGGTCTTCCGGTCGTGCAGCTCGTGGAACTCGCCGTCGACGCCCTGAGCGCGCGCACAGGAGGCACACCAGAAGTGGTGGTTGGTGGGCTCCCAGGAGCGATGGCCGCGGGGACAGACGAATCGCCATCGGTCGGTCCGGCTCTCGATTCGAACCGTCTTCTTCTGCTCCGACATACTCGTCTGGGACCGACGAAGGGCACTGTAAAAGGCGCGAGTCTTATCCGCGCGGTGAAAGTGAAAGTGATTGGTTCGCCGCCCCGTCCCGCCGAAATAGCGATTTCGGCCGGTGAAAGTAAAACGGGGAAGCGCACGGTCGATCGTGCCACCTGCATTAAGGCGGTAGGCTCGTCTCGTGGTCATGTGTTCGCTCGCGAGAGCAACACCCCGGCCGACGGACATGGGCGTCGGCCACCGACTCTTTCTCTCGGACCTGCTCGCCGAGGGCCGGGTGTGTCGCTCTTGTCTACCTCACTTTTGTGCTATCTATTTCAACTTTGTGCTGTATATGTCAGAAGTGACTTTGGTGGCAGCCCCAGTGCATCGGACCGTTGCAACTATCCCGAACGCGAGAGACTCGCGGGTATGCGTCCGCGAGTGGCAGGAATGAACGAGGTTGACGACTCCATCTTGGAGTTTTTCGCTTCTCAGGACGAGAGTCTCGTCCTCTCACCGGCGTTGGTCTGGTACAATCTTCATGACCAGCTCGAACTCATCGACAAGAGTCACGAAACGGTAGCCCGCCGGATGCGGAAGCTATCGAAGCGTGGTCTGTTAGAGAAGGTCAACGACGGGAAAGGCTACTACGCGCTCACCCAGAAGGGGCGTGATTACCTTGAGGGGGATCTTGAAGCAGACGATCTTCGACTATCAGATGAATAAAGGACTATAGTGAAGTCGAAGCTCTCCAGATGCGAGGGTTCTCTACTTCCATTCCTCGCGCCTGATTCTCCAGCTCTATAGCTTGTGATATATTTCCATCAAGTCGGGCCTGTGCCGCTCTCTGGAGCAAATCAGACTTCTCTCTGGCTCTGGTCGCATCCTGCTCTGGTTTTCCAGTCATGTTTTCAGTAGCACGGTCGAAACGTGATTTTGCAGTCTGAAAGTCATCAACTGCAAGTTGTAGTTGTTCGTTCCGCGCTTGCTGGCTCCCCTCGCTCGCTGCGAGTCGACCCTGTATTGCGTGGTCCTGTCCCTTTTCGTAAGCGAAGTAAGCATCTCGATACGCTCTGGCGGCATTCTCCGCATCTTCCGTCCCCAGAAGGCTGCTACAACCAGCTAATCCAGCCACGACAGCAACACTTCCCGATTGAAGGAATCTTCTCCTTTGCATAGTATCTACTGACTGGGAGTTGGTTTAAATTTTCATCGACGATCTTCACTTTCACACCCAGTCTTGGGTTGGCAAACATTGTTACACCACCCTTCTCTCGTCCCGACTATGCCGCTCTTCCCGAATGAAGCGAATGCAGTCGCTGCATAGCTCTCTGATGAAGGCTTCAAGTACAAGGATTTGCTCGCGAGAGTCCATGCTCTTGAGGAATTAGGATTAAAGTCACTTCAACCAGAAGGTAAGATCAATGACTGATGTCGGTCTTATTTGCGAGGCGGAAATACCAAAAGGAATGTTCGTTGAGATAGAGGTCCGGGAAGATGTCGATGGTGATGGAGAATACGAAAATACTCGGGTTCAACCACTGAAGGATGGAAAATACATATATCGGCTGGAGGGATTTCAAGGCAACCAAGGCAACCAATACAGTACCAGTGTAAACCTCGGGCGAGACAGAGATGTGTCTCTGAGCCCCACGCGAGATAATCCTCAACCACCGTCTGTGAAGGCTCCTCAGCTGGTTATTATCGGCCCCGCAGAATCTAACGAAACGGACCCCAGGGACGTTTTGAGTAAATTCCAAGAGGCGCATTTCTTTCTCACAGAAATGAAATCTGAAGGTATGAGGAACCATCAGTACTACCTAAGTGCGTTTTTGGGAGCATTGTACTCGATAGACGATTTGCTCAAGCAGCGGTGGAAAAAATGGGAGGAGTGGGCCGATTCGGAGGCATCTACGGATCTCCATTATTACATGATGGGTAATCGCCATGACACGGTTCATTTGACGAGATCTACCCGCGGTCCGAGCCAAGCGGTAAGCGGGCAATCTATAAATTGGGAATTTGGTGGATCTGATGAACCCTCCAGAATCGAGAACTCATTCATGTTTACCGCAGTTCCAAAATCAGTACTGAAGCAGTATGTCCGAGAAGAGGACTTGATACCGGTTGCGGATACTGACTCAACGATTGGAGACTCTCCTGCAACACGAGTTCTCCCATCTGTCCCTCTGTGTGATTTTTATCTGGGATTGGTCAAGGAGAGAATTTCCGACTGGGCAAAGGATCTTGATGAAGACACATTATCTGTCCTTGACGATGACGTGGTTGACCTGATTACTTAGTACCTGTATTGGTGATTGTTTCGTTCCAAACTCGGTGTCTCTGTAAGGCTGGTATGGTGTGCTTCGGATTTGTTGCTCTGTTTAGGATCTCAGCCACTCACAGGACTACCAGCAGGTTGTTTATTCGTCCTCTGTACTGAACAAGATCTACTGATCGACATTCACAGTTTCTGCGATGTTGATCTCATAGGTTCCCGGAACACTCAGCGTTTCGGCGATCTCCCGCTTTTGCTGAATAGTCAGATCGTCACGGGCCAACACCTCTTGGATTCGTTTGTCAATCCGCCGGGAGAACTCTGCTGATTGCATGAGCGCAGTCGTCTTGTTGCAGTCCCAGAATTCGGCGGCCTGCTCGATCGTGTCGGAACGGTGCGCGTGCTTGCCGTCTTCACGGATTCGCATACCACTCGTCGTGAACACGAGGGTAAAATAGTGGTCTGCTCGGGTAACTCGAAGGCCGATTACTGATAAAGACCGGCGCGGCCCATCGCCCACAGCGCTCGAAGTCACCCTTCGTTGCCCTCCCCGGGCTCCGAATGTACACACGGCCAGATCCCGCTCGTGTGCATATCGCGACGAGCGAGATTCTCGACGTGCGAGCCCTGGGGGTCGGATGCTGAGAAATTAAAACCATGCAGCAAGCAACATGATATGGTATGAATGACCAGCTAAATGCTCCAGAAGGAAATACTCCCTATCAACGGTATTCACTCCCAAAATGGGGATTGGCTTCCGTCGCAGTGGTTCTGGTAATTGCTGGATTCCAGATCGTCTCAATACTACCCATCAAATTTTGGACCAGCAATATTCTACACCTTCTGATTGCCTTTGGATTCACATTTACAGGGTCACTGTTCGCGCATGAATCACTCCATTATCTAACAAACTCAATACTGGGCTACGAACCGGTCTATCTATGGCCGAACAAGGTATACGTACCAAACGTTCCAATCAGTAGACAGGACATTGTGCTGATCCTTCTTGCCCCACAGCTACTATCGATTCTCTACATAGCTCTCCTGCTCGCAGATCTGACCCCTGGTTTGGAGATTATGTTTGAAGTGGCGCTTATTTATAATATCGCAGGAGGATACTCAGATCTTACATGGATTCTTCGAAGGTTGACTTGGCCGAGAGGGACCAGAGTGATTGTAACAAAGGACCAAGACACGTACGTTTCATTCCCAGAAGATTATTCGCAGTCTCAGTAACCGTCTTGAAGCCTTAGCACCGACAGACAACGCCCACTCACAACTCCTAATTACGACCTCACTTTTACCCAACCTCGCCCGCGCTTTGCTCGTTCGCTGTCACAGCGAACGAGCAACCATGTACGGAAAGATCGACATCGAAGACGCGCTGTTCGGCACGGTATTCGCCGCGAGCGCGTTCGTGACGAACGGAATCGCGACGATCAACATTCTCGGTAACGACCTGGGCGCGGCAGTCTGGACGGTTCAGGGAACGGACATCACCTTCGCGTTCCTGCTGACGCTGGTGGCGCTGACTGGCGCGTACGCGACGAACCGGGTGAACCGCTCCAGCGGGAAGTCCTACGAGATCGACACTGACCTGGCGAACATCGCCCGCGGTGAAGCGCCGGTCGAGACCTACCTCGCGGTGGGCACGGCGATCCTCGTCCTGGTCACGGGGCTGAACATCCTCGGTGCCCAGGAAGTCATCGCCGGTACCGCTGCATTCGGGCTGGTCGTCGTCGCCGTCGAGGCGTCGGGCTACTACGTCATCAGCTACCTCGGGTGATCCTCGTGCAACTCGATACTCTCCTCGGCTACGGCCTGCTCGGCACCATCGGCGTGTCCGCCTCGACGATCGCCTCCGCTCTCGTCGGCCAGCCGTTTCCGGTGGTCGTCCCGACGATCTTCGCCGCCGCCGTCGTCGCCGCCCACCACGTCCGAACGAACGACTCCGACGACGACCAGCTCGACGACGCGACCGACCAGGACGTGCGCGATGCCGTCGGCGAGACCGCCGTCGTCACCGACGGGGGCGAGCCATGAACCGCGGCGCGGTCCTCATCGTCGTCCTGCTCGTCTCCTCGGCGATCGCCCCCGCCGGCCTCGCGCTCGGTCAGACAGACACCAACACGTACAGCAAGACGATCACCGGCCATCCAGATCGCGTCGTCGTCAATCAGGCCAACATCGACGGACAGTTCACCGTCGAGATCTCCACGACCGACGGCCCCGGCGGCAGTAACGTCACGCTGGTGCGCGAGCAAGTCGGCCCCGGCGCGGAGAAGTACATCCAGTTCAACAACCAGCGCGCCTATGAATCCGTGACGGCGACGGTCACGCTGACCGACAGTGCCAGCGGCGAGCCCACTTTCGGCGACGGATCTGACAAGGGGTTCGATATCAGCTACGTCATCGGCTCGACCGGCGGCGACCGCGACCTGACGTGTGGCACTGGCGAGCGGATCAACTCGCTGACTAACCCATACGTCGAGGTTGTTGACTGCCAGACCCTCCCCGGCACTACGACCGTCAACACGACGAACGCAGACGCTGAACAGGTCAAACTCGACATCTACCAGTCGGCACAGAACGAAAAGGCGTCGAGCGAGATCTACCAGACGACGCTCGACAACAAACTCGAAGGCACAAAGACGCAGGCCCGTATTTTCGGCAAGAACGCCTACATCCGCGCACTGAACAACGGCAGCAGCGAAGCGGCAGCGAAGACGGCTGCCAAAGACGCTGTGGCCAACTACTACGCAGTCATGCAGGCGAATCTTATCAAGCACTGGAATCTCAAGCTCGCCAACGCTGCTTACCTCAAGGGTGTCGCTGAGAACGAAAGCGGCGTCGATCCGATGTTCCCTGCTGATGGGGACATTTACTCGACGTACGACGGCGGGACCTCTAACGGTCAGTATGAGGTTAGTGACGTTACCTACGAACACGGGACTGAATCTGTTAGTCTCGCAAACGGGTCCACCATGGACGCCACTACGATGCAGGTGACTGGCCGTCTGTATCAGGTTAACGACGACTTCGATGACCGGGATTCCAAAGTCGTCGGGATCACGACTCCGAACAACTTCACCACCAACACGCAGTACGGCCCGATCTACTGGTACAGTCTCGGTGTCAATGCTCCGAACAGCAACTTCGAGAGCCTGACCTACATCGACTTCGGTGCTGCTAACCAGCGTCTCACCGAAATCTCGTCCCAAAACGATGCTGTCCAGAGTGACATGGACACGCTCGTCACCAACACGTACGACGAGTATCAGGCGGGCGAGATCAACAACTCCGACCTGATCGACCCGTACGTCTTCAGTCAAGAGTTCTCGCCCGGAGACCAGTATCAGGGCTGGGCCGCCGCGCAACTGACCATGCTCGGGACCAACAGTCCTGAGGCGATGGACTCGATCGGGCGATTCAACGTCTCGACCGCTGATGGGACCGAACACACCGGAGTGCTGATGTCCCAGACGAACCCCGCCAGCGGTCAGTTCGCGGTCAACCAGACCTACGACCCGGCCAACATCTCCGGCACCCAGTACGTCGTGACTGACGAGTCAGTCCACGAACTGACGACTCCCTTCGAGATTCGCTCGATCGAGACCACTGATGGGGAACGTCGACAGAACGTCACCATCGAGAAGACGACCTACGAGACCGCCGACGTGAACACCACCCAGCTCACCAAACTGTACGAGAACCTGGCCTACGAGCGGGCACAGTGGGAAGCTCGCGAACAGGATCTCGGCGGCGGTGGCGGTGGTGGCTTCCTCGGCGGCGGCTCGATCGATCAGACCGTTGCACTGCTCGCACTGGCCGCGCTGGCCGGTGCCGCACTGCTGGGCAACTCCTAACTCACCACCATGCGCTTTCTGACACTCGTCATGCTGGCAGTCGTATCGCTCGCCGTCGTCGCTCCAGTCGGGGCAACGCCGACGGCTGGCAGCGCCGCCAACACGACCGATATTCCGAACTCCGAGCCCACCGCCCAGGGCCCGGACCCGACCGACACCACGCGGATCGACCAGAACACGGTGCTGGTTAACTCCGAGTATCGGGCCAACGAGAGCGTGGCGCTGCTGACGATCCGCTCGAAGTCAGTCCAGACGCTCACCTTCTCCGACGGCGGCCAGTTCCGACAGGGCGGCAAAGTCCCGGTCATCACCGAACCGTTCCGCGCCGGTGAGACCGCGACCATCGAAGTCTCGGTCACCGAAGTCGACGGCTACGTCGGCGTCGCCATCTCCACCGAGAACACCCGCCTCTATTCGGAGATCGTCGAGCAACCCTCCGGCGGTGGGCTCGACATCCTTCGTGCCCTCTCGTCGCTGCAAGCGTGGTTCGCGGGCGTGCTGGTGGCGTTCACCTGGATGGTCATCGCCGGCTACAACGTCCTCAGACAGGAAGACGGCAGCCCGAGGGTGGCAACATGACCGAGCCCACCTTCGCCACCAATCGCGACCGCCTGACGTGGCTGCTCGGCGAGTACAAGCTGCTCGTCTCGGGCATGATCCTCGGCGCGTTCGTGCTGGTGATCTACTACCAGCCCCAGCTCCCCGGCCTCCCCGACTGGGTGGCCGCCGTCACCGTCGGCTGGCTTCTGCTCGGTGTTCCCTGCTATCTGGTGGGCGCGAAGATCGCCCGCTGGCTCCACTACCGCAACTGGGAGACCGTCTTCCACATCAACGCCGTGACTGACGAGCGCGAGAAGTACAAGGTCCCGCCGGACACCTGGACCGAGCGCGACACCGACGGCGCAGCGCCGAACATCGTCAACGACGGCGACGACTACGAAGTCCGAGAGTTCGAGTGGTTCGAGGATCTCGCCGAGCTCCGGGTCACCGGCACGTGGCTCGGCGCAGCTCGTGACTCGGCGTTGGTTACGTCCAAGGCACACATGGACCGGATTCACGACTCGCTGCTGGAGAAGGCCGAGCGCCTCGCCCAGATCCGCGGCGAGTGGTCCGACAAGGCCGTCGACCTCGAAGAGAAGATCATCAACACGGGCGCGGAAGCCCGCGAGCGCGGCAAGATGGTCGACATGACCGCCGCCAAGGATTCCTGGGAAGAGATGCGCGGCCGCCTCGACGACGGCGGCGACGAACTCCTCGATGTCTCCCACCAGGATCTCGCCATCGACGAGCGCGGCGCACCGTCGGCCAACGGTTCCGAACCCACCAACGGAGAGACCAATGAGTGACGACACCGACGTGTACACGGTCGCACAGTTCCGCGAACATCAGGACGGCTACGGCACCCGCGACCCCGACGCGGCGGCCCACGCCGGGATCGTTCGGGACCCGCTGGTCTCACGGTACCTCGCCGTCCAGGCCGAACACTACGATCCCGACCAGATGGAACGGCCCGGCGAGATGCCCGGTCAGGCTCGCGATCTCAAAGAGCAACGGCACATCCGCGCTGTCGCTGCCACCGAGACCGCCCGCGAAGCACTGAGCAACGGCGACATGACGACACTCAAGCACCTGACCGGCGAGCAGGACCAGCGGGCGGACATCTCCGGGATGAAAGCCATCTCGTCGATAGACTCGCTCATCGAGAGTCCCGCGCCGGTGATCGTTCTCCTGGGCGAGATGGGCGCGGGCAAGACCAACATGGCCTGTCTCATCGCACAGCGAGCCCGCCAGCTCCTCGGCGTCGAGCAGGTCGCCAGCAACATCCGCTCCCTGCGAGAGACCACCGAGTGGGTTGACAACCAGGGTGAGGTTCGGAGTGGCTACGTTCCCAACCACGGCACGCTCGAAGAGTGGGTACAACAGGACGGCGACCCGCTCGACTATCCCCAGTCCCAGAAGCTCTTCATCGGCGACGAGTTCAGCAGCAAGGCCGGCGGGAGCGGGAAGGACGGCTACCTCACCCGCCAGAAGATGGGGCCGCTCGTGTACAAGATCCGGAAGTACAACGGACTCCTCATCTACATCGCTCACGACGAGAGTTCCATCCACCCGCTGCTGTGGCGACTGGGTGTCATCATCAAGAAGGTGAACAAAAAGAAGGCCGTCGTCGCCGACCGCGTGAGCAACGGGCAACTCCGGGACAAGCGCTTCGAGGTCGAGGGTGTTCCGCCGACAGACTGGCGGTACAACGACAAAGAAGCCTCTTCGTGGGCGTGGACAGATCGCGACGAAGAGGAAGAGCCCGACCCGGACGAAGTGGCATACGACGTGGCACTGTGGACGGTCCGCGAGTGCAAGGAAGATGGTCTCACGCACCGCGAGACAGCCCAGTACGTTCCGTTCGGGAAGTCGTGGGTCGGTGACCGGTGGTCCGAGATACAGGACGGCAAACACGCTGGGGCGATGGACAGAGTTCGGGCGATAACTGCATGACAGCGTACGGATGTCCACCTGTCCGCGTCCATCGTCGGCCCTACACTGGCCCATACCGCTACTCCCGTCTCTTCGAGAGCGGGAGTGAACGCATGGGCGCGCCGTTCTGTCGGCCAGAGGAGTGTATATATAAAAACGCGCGACGAGCGCGTGATGCGCGATGAGTCGATCCCACCGGGCCAACCACTACGGCACCCTCGTCGAGCGAAAGGCCGCCGATCGGTACGGGCTGGAACTCGATCGGTGTTCCTGGCACGACGCGAAGCGATTGGACGGGACACCAGTCGAGATCAAGGCCGCGATGCACCGCCACAGCGACGGCCAGCCCGGTACGTTCAAGCTCTACGATCAGTACCACGAGCAACTACGAGCCGCGAACGGGTGGTACGTGTTCGCTGTGTATCGGATACGAGGGAAGGGTGTGGAAGTGCTACGGTGGGAGATGCGTCACTCGTCGAGGTTACCAAAACTGGACTGGCATGGTGGCGGAGAGCATCGAGATGCAAGACAGACTAAAATCAGAATGTCGTCCCTATTCTGATCTGCGCAAATCTGCAATATATTCTTCGTCAGTTTGTGCGTTTCTCTCTATCCGCAATTGAACCGTGTCGTGCAATTCCAAGTCTCGCAATTGTTCGATCT
Above is a genomic segment from Halomicrobium sp. LC1Hm containing:
- a CDS encoding IS6 family transposase, coding for MQLADLLREMLNEDSQDVWENERTPTPVRRFGVRLHTAGLSIGETVAILELLGVDRSHGAVWNWVHTLSEAQSDPPTFTRANSRAAHQIASDLRTTEPSRVAVDEKQIEVDGEKKWLYAAIDTNSKLLLEIDVFSRRGTDPTAAFLHRLTEKHDLADTEFLVDASGYLTALARHELSGRLDYRTRNHIEKWFQTVTMRIDRFHAYWRGSQSSVRRWLQRFRHHYNHERPNQALDGRTPAQEVQN
- a CDS encoding site-specific integrase, giving the protein MYLNSKQDEYTEATLTGHKYRLEAFLQWCKEEEIENLNEISGRDLYEYRIWRREGQGEDREPVEQITLRGQLATLRTFLRFAAEVDAVPQDLRTKVPLPTLSGGSGVSDSTLEPERATGILDYLNQYYYASRQHVVMLLLWHTGCRVGGLRALDLDDCELEGDTPGLQFVHRPEKGTPLKNDTKGERWNSISQRVARIVSDYVEGQRDVVTDEYGRRPLITTTKGRAAISTLRNTLYRITRPCWRNEGCPHNRDIESCEATEPHKKSTCPSARSPHDVRSGRVTAYRRNDVPKQVVSDRLNASGQILDKHYDRRGEREKAEQRRDYLPDS
- a CDS encoding transcriptional regulator translates to MNEVDDSILEFFASQDESLVLSPALVWYNLHDQLELIDKSHETVARRMRKLSKRGLLEKVNDGKGYYALTQKGRDYLEGDLEADDLRLSDE
- a CDS encoding metalloprotease family protein; translation: MNDQLNAPEGNTPYQRYSLPKWGLASVAVVLVIAGFQIVSILPIKFWTSNILHLLIAFGFTFTGSLFAHESLHYLTNSILGYEPVYLWPNKVYVPNVPISRQDIVLILLAPQLLSILYIALLLADLTPGLEIMFEVALIYNIAGGYSDLTWILRRLTWPRGTRVIVTKDQDTYVSFPEDYSQSQ